One Orrella dioscoreae genomic window carries:
- a CDS encoding esterase/lipase family protein, which yields MQGLVHETRPDKDGVEHAEIPFATPGGTDEVYALPTQAIPIIFLPGIMGSPLITTVRENRRMFLGQGHWAWRPDYSYTWMLTGFWRLGAADRRQLLNPKAVRPLEPEDADMDLLEDEDIVFGLSAQEAARRGWGSTMVSSYAPIMSYLESNLRRIMQRGKISDSTESVRPAAPAEWGTLHGYERLTDEEIEQAAEWRFPVYAVGYNWLASNKEGAEYVKRRVDAIRQDCRVRLGLQCDKVIFVTHSMGGFIARSYAQSYPDDVQGIVHGVQPAVGAPAAYARVRTGWEAPGFRITQFGASSEALVSSWILGANGTEVSAIFANAPGPLELLPNRQYGPDWIVVESGEGRAKRTLFSVPAQDPYVEIYGRHDVWWRLMNPRAINPSDPTQQGVTAAWGDYLEQLTTARAFHEELGAYYHPMTYAHCGSDVHQKAWRRVTWSLQPLREVSTGVLNRTPQAEGVRNARLMLDGMKGHCEIFDSSTAGDVMVNRNGQGVIRRSTGSSYRAWLGPPDGPGDATVPAHSGVAPRQHASFFAQMQGFDHQGSYKDPQVQQVTLYSVLKIAAKAQSLQ from the coding sequence ATGCAAGGTCTCGTCCATGAGACGAGACCGGATAAGGACGGCGTAGAGCACGCAGAGATTCCATTCGCCACGCCCGGCGGGACGGATGAGGTCTATGCGTTGCCAACGCAGGCGATTCCTATCATTTTCCTGCCCGGGATCATGGGCAGCCCCCTGATCACGACGGTGCGGGAGAATCGCCGCATGTTTCTGGGGCAGGGTCATTGGGCATGGCGCCCCGATTACAGCTACACCTGGATGCTCACGGGCTTCTGGCGGCTGGGAGCGGCCGACCGCCGTCAACTCTTGAATCCAAAAGCCGTCCGCCCGCTGGAGCCTGAAGACGCCGACATGGATTTGCTGGAGGACGAGGATATCGTCTTCGGTTTGAGCGCCCAGGAGGCTGCCCGCCGAGGCTGGGGGTCCACCATGGTGAGCTCCTATGCGCCGATCATGAGCTATCTGGAAAGTAACCTCAGGCGCATCATGCAGCGAGGAAAAATCTCCGACAGCACGGAATCGGTCCGGCCCGCGGCGCCTGCCGAATGGGGGACTTTGCATGGTTACGAGAGGTTGACGGATGAGGAGATCGAGCAGGCCGCAGAGTGGCGGTTTCCGGTCTATGCGGTGGGCTACAACTGGCTCGCCAGCAATAAAGAGGGCGCGGAGTATGTGAAGCGCAGGGTGGATGCGATACGGCAGGATTGTCGTGTCCGCCTGGGACTGCAGTGCGACAAGGTGATATTCGTCACCCATTCCATGGGGGGATTCATCGCGCGCAGCTATGCCCAAAGCTACCCGGACGACGTGCAGGGCATCGTGCATGGCGTCCAGCCCGCTGTCGGAGCGCCTGCGGCCTACGCGCGCGTGCGTACCGGTTGGGAAGCGCCGGGTTTCCGGATAACCCAGTTCGGGGCCTCAAGCGAAGCGCTGGTGTCTTCCTGGATTCTTGGTGCGAATGGAACGGAAGTCTCCGCCATCTTTGCCAACGCACCAGGGCCCTTGGAGTTGCTGCCCAATCGGCAGTACGGGCCCGATTGGATCGTCGTGGAGAGCGGAGAGGGGAGGGCCAAGAGGACGCTTTTCAGCGTGCCCGCGCAGGATCCGTATGTGGAGATATACGGACGTCACGATGTGTGGTGGCGGCTGATGAACCCGAGGGCGATCAACCCTTCGGATCCCACTCAGCAAGGCGTAACGGCTGCATGGGGCGACTATCTTGAGCAACTGACGACGGCGAGGGCGTTCCACGAAGAGCTGGGTGCCTACTATCATCCCATGACCTATGCCCACTGCGGCTCCGACGTTCATCAGAAAGCGTGGCGCAGGGTGACGTGGAGCTTGCAGCCTCTTCGAGAGGTCAGCACCGGCGTGTTGAACAGAACGCCGCAAGCCGAGGGTGTCCGCAACGCCCGGCTTATGCTGGACGGGATGAAGGGGCATTGTGAAATTTTTGACTCATCGACCGCTGGCGACGTGATGGTCAACCGTAACGGGCAGGGAGTGATTCGTCGTTCCACCGGGAGTTCGTATCGGGCTTGGCTAGGGCCACCCGATGGACCCGGCGACGCCACCGTACCCGCACATTCAGGGGTGGCGCCTCGCCAGCACGCGTCCTTCTTCGCACAAATGCAAGGCTTTGATCACCAAGGCAGCTACAAGGACCCACAGGTGCAGCAAGTGACGTTGTACTCCGTCCTAAAAATTGCCGCCAAGGCCCAGTCGTTGCAATGA
- a CDS encoding T6SS immunity protein Tli4 family protein, whose translation MQNHCLGRFVVPLPQGSSVAVATSVVESPFAYRGKMSREAFQRLLEERWRTLQGKTHDSNNRPYASPSTRTDLTEDAVIFSSEHIRLDFGGPGFEGEEMGQTEGYLWRDGHMFHFTPRRNSARHIASAMSALQVREFDAMPTQKGLCAAGSFFADPRAGDPGEAVRFAIDIPAAPPMLLNVETVTLLSPEQQAGLKPRKPDFLFGHGDDFQGKPLRDSKREVADLPGTEHISAITAKEGRGYQTTVSAQWYFPGEVGGGAARPHVTMTLEVAYTSQEAPAKWADFPDADESGRSPQAKFMGLWEALLEGTRLR comes from the coding sequence ATGCAGAATCATTGCCTGGGACGATTTGTCGTCCCCTTGCCCCAAGGGAGTAGCGTGGCGGTGGCGACATCGGTCGTGGAATCCCCGTTCGCCTATCGCGGCAAAATGTCCCGTGAGGCGTTCCAGCGACTGCTGGAAGAACGCTGGCGAACCTTGCAGGGCAAAACGCACGACTCGAACAACCGCCCCTATGCCTCGCCTTCCACCCGTACGGATCTGACGGAAGACGCGGTCATTTTCAGTTCGGAGCATATCCGCCTGGATTTCGGGGGGCCGGGCTTCGAAGGTGAGGAGATGGGCCAGACGGAAGGCTACCTCTGGCGTGACGGGCACATGTTCCATTTCACGCCCCGCCGCAATTCGGCCAGGCACATCGCCTCGGCCATGAGCGCCTTGCAGGTACGCGAATTCGATGCCATGCCCACCCAGAAGGGGCTTTGCGCCGCGGGCAGCTTCTTCGCGGATCCCAGGGCGGGAGATCCGGGCGAGGCGGTGCGCTTCGCCATCGATATCCCGGCCGCGCCGCCGATGCTGTTGAATGTCGAGACAGTCACTTTGCTTTCCCCTGAGCAGCAGGCCGGGCTCAAGCCTCGCAAGCCAGACTTCCTGTTCGGCCACGGCGACGATTTCCAAGGCAAGCCTCTGCGTGACAGCAAGCGCGAGGTCGCAGATTTGCCCGGCACGGAACATATATCCGCGATCACCGCGAAAGAGGGCCGCGGCTATCAGACCACCGTTAGCGCGCAATGGTACTTCCCGGGCGAGGTTGGAGGGGGGGCTGCCCGGCCCCATGTGACGATGACGCTCGAGGTGGCGTACACGTCTCAAGAAGCGCCTGCCAAGTGGGCGGATTTTCCCGATGCCGACGAATCGGGCCGGTCGCCGCAAGCCAAGTTCATGGGGCTGTGGGAGGCTCTTCTGGAAGGCACGCGCCTGCGTTGA